CTTTCATAATAAGCATTTTTATCCCTTGAAGTTCTATTTAGAACCGGTCTTTTATATTCTTCTATTATTTTTAATCCGACATTTTCTGCTATTTTTGGGTATAGATTATATTCATCATTTGCCACTATTATTATAATCGGATTATCCACCATATATTTAAGAGAATTTTTTAAAACTTGTGTTATCCCCTCAATATAACTTTCTCTTGCTTCTTTATCTTTACCTTTATATAAAGGCCCTATCTCAAGTTCATCTTTTCTTTCTATGCCAAAAAGTTCATAAGCATAAGCGTGCTGTTCATGATAATCAATCTGCCCTACATACGGGGGAGATGTAAATATTCCGGTTATCTTTTTATTTTTTAAAAGGTTATAAAAATCTTCATTTTTCTTTTTAATTTCTTCAAAAATATCTATACTTCTACTATCTCCCGTTAAAACTTCTTGATAAGCATCTGTTTTTATGCTTTGGTATTCTTGAATTCTTTCAATTGTATCATTTGCATACTTTTTAAATACTTGAATAAGAGAAAAAACAGGTTTGCATATTTTGAAATGTTTATAACAAAAATAAGGTGTATATTGAGGCTCTTTTAATCTGTCTAAATCCATGTGTGTTGTAGCCCTTACTGACCTCATAGTTCTGCTTAAAATAACCATTAAACTCTTTTTAATATTTTTATCTTCAATATTTTGAATAATACTTAAAATTTTTTGTGCTTCCTCTCTAACAGTTGGAATATACCATTTATCTAAAAATGAATTTTCATTTGTTTGATTTAAAAGAATGTTGTATTTTTTTATCAAATTTTGATAAATATCTGAAATTTCATTCTGTTTCGCCATTAAATAATCTTTATCAATCTTACCTTCTCTAAATTTTTTCTTAAATTCCGGTGATGGAAAATTAATTTTATTAAATTCTTCAAGATATTTTTTTATCTCTTTTTCAAATTCTATAATTTGATTATTTTTTTCATAATTTTTTAGAATTTTTAAAATGTTGTTTATTACTTTTTGGAGTTCCGATATATTTACTCTGCTAAATTTAACTTCTGTGATAATTGTATTAAATTCCGATATATCTATTCCTATGCTATGAATATTCATTTCATTAGCTTGAATTAATGTTGTTCCGCTACCTACAAAAGGGTCAAGGATGATGTCACCTTCCTTAAAGAATTTACTTAAAAAGTATTCAACAAGTTGGGGAATAAATTTACCTTTATAAGGATGTAATCTATGGACATGTTTTGTTCTTTCTTTTTCAGATAACCAATCAAAAGACAAATCCCAACTAATATCTTTGCCGAGTTTTTCTTTTATTTTTTGTTCTTTATTTAAGATATTTCTTTCATAATATTCTTTTAATTCTTTCAAGGAAACTAATATATTCCCATTTTTACTATATTTGTTTATTCTTCCATAGTTAATTAAATAAGAAATATTGCTTTCGGTAATTTTTTTATTCAAAAATTCAGTTGCCCATTTAGAAGCTTCTTTTAATGTTAAAAATTCTTTCTCTAAGGTGTTCATTTTATTCAACCTTTACTACTATTTTTCCGAAAAACTGTCTGCTTAACATTTTTTCGTAAGCTTTTTGCACCTGCTCCAATGGATATACACTATCTATAACCGGTCTTAATTTATCAGGAAATAGTTTTAATAGTTTGCTAAATTCTGATTTTGTTCCCATATATACGCCGTGGATTGTTAAATTTTTTCCGAAAATATATCTTAAATTTATATTAACTTCTGCACCGGTAGTTGTTCCAAATGTTATAACTCTACCACCTTTTTTAGCACAAGACAAAGATTTACTAAAACTTTCTGCTCCTATATGGTCTATTACAATATCACAACCTTCTCCATTTGTTATTTCTTTTACTTCTTTGACAAAATCTTGTTTTTTATAATTTATTACATAATCGGCTCCCATCTCTTTTAGTTTTGGGATTTTCCAGTCGTCGCCTACTGTGGTTATTATTTTTGCATTATATAATTTTGCTATCTGAATACCGGCAGTGCCTACACCGGAAGCTCCTCCATGGATTAAAACCGTATCTCCTTGCTCTATTTTTCCTCTTGTTATAAGAGAATGCCTCATTGTTATATATGTAATTCCAATACTTGCTCCTTCTTCAAAAGTTAGCCCTTCCGGTTTTTTAAATACATTTATTGCAGGAACTTTTACATATTCTGCAGAAACTCCATCATCTATTGTCCCGAGAGGTCTAAACTCTTTACATTCATTATCTTTCCCTGACAGGCATTTTTCACAATATCCACAAGATAATCCGGAATAAACTATAACTTCATCACCAACTTTTATATTTTTAACATTTTTTCCTACTTCCACTACGATGCCGGAAGCATCTGAACCAAATATATGAGGAAGCTTTATCTCCATAGGATACATACCATTCATTACCCATATATCAAGATGATTTAAAGAAAAAGCTTTTACATTTACAAGAACTTCATTTTCATTTATTTGAGGCTTTGGTAAATCTCCAATTTTTATAGCTTTGTATCCTTCTAATTTTTCATAAAAAGCTGCTTTCATTCCTTTGCCTCCTTCTTTTTAACAATCTCAATGATAAAATCAATAACTTCATCTATTGTTTTATCTGTTGTATCTATTATTATTGATTCTTCTGTTGGTCTAAGTGGTGATTCTTTTCTTTCCATATCAAGTTTATCTCTTTCTATTACTTTTTGTAAAATATGTTCATAAGGGACATTAAAACCTTTTTGTTTTAGCTGTTCTACTCTCCTTTTTGCTCTCACCTGCTGAGATGCTGTCATAAATATCTTTATATCTGCATCCGGAAATACAACAGTTGCAGTATCTCTTCCTTCTATTACTACATTTTTTGCTTTTTTTCCTATTTCCCTTTGTAAATTTACAAGAATTTTTCTAACTTCTTTAAATCTTGCTATTTGAGAAGCTAAATGTCCTATTTCTTCTGTTCTTATCAAATCTGATACATCTTCAGAATTTAGATAAACTTTCTCATCTTCTAAATATATATCTATATTTTCCATTGCCTTTACTATGGCAGGTTCTTCTAAGGGGATATGGTTTCTTAAAACATACAAAGCAACTGTTCTATACATTGCTCCGGTATCTACATAGGTATATCCGAGTTTCTTTGCTAATAGTTTTGCAATTGTGCTTTTTCCGCTTCCTGCATGTCCATCTATCGCTATAATCATTTTATTACCTCTAAAATATCCTCAGGTTTTTCTACCTTTAAATCATTTTGTATATCTTTATTATGTTGATTTTGGTATAAAATAAAAATGATATTTTTCATTTCTTCTTTATTAAAATTATCCACCATCTGCTTGTCTGCTTTTGTATCTCCGATATAATAAACAGGCTCTTTATAACTATACCTACAAAAAAATAGTTTTAAAGGATAAGAAGAAGGTTTTCTTAAATGGGTATCCGGTATATCATCTTCTGTTATTATATAATCAAAATATTTATATAAATCAAAAAGTTTAAAAGAATAATCCAAATCTGCAAAAGGTCTTCCGGTAATAACTCCCATAATTTCTGATTTTTCCCTGAGTTTTTGGAGAACATTATGGGGAATTATAAGTTCTTCTTTATCCCTGTAAATATGATACTTTGATTCAAAATAATCAATAACTTCTTTATAATCAGGTAGGTTTATATTATAATTTTTTGCAAATTTATACATATCTTCTATATTTTTGCTGTAATCTTTAAATATATCTTTAAACTCTTTTAAATTTTTACCGGATTTTTTGTATAAAATACCGGCAACAGAAGCATCCCAATCATTATTTATTGCAAAACTTAATTTTATATCAATCAACTCTTTTAAATCCGAAATTTTTCCTGAAAAATGCTCTACCGTATCTTTTATAGAGTAATGATAAGATTTAGTAACATCTATTAAAACCCCATCAACATCAAATATTACAATCATTCACTC
This genomic stretch from Venenivibrio stagnispumantis harbors:
- a CDS encoding site-specific DNA-methyltransferase — encoded protein: MNTLEKEFLTLKEASKWATEFLNKKITESNISYLINYGRINKYSKNGNILVSLKELKEYYERNILNKEQKIKEKLGKDISWDLSFDWLSEKERTKHVHRLHPYKGKFIPQLVEYFLSKFFKEGDIILDPFVGSGTTLIQANEMNIHSIGIDISEFNTIITEVKFSRVNISELQKVINNILKILKNYEKNNQIIEFEKEIKKYLEEFNKINFPSPEFKKKFREGKIDKDYLMAKQNEISDIYQNLIKKYNILLNQTNENSFLDKWYIPTVREEAQKILSIIQNIEDKNIKKSLMVILSRTMRSVRATTHMDLDRLKEPQYTPYFCYKHFKICKPVFSLIQVFKKYANDTIERIQEYQSIKTDAYQEVLTGDSRSIDIFEEIKKKNEDFYNLLKNKKITGIFTSPPYVGQIDYHEQHAYAYELFGIERKDELEIGPLYKGKDKEARESYIEGITQVLKNSLKYMVDNPIIIIVANDEYNLYPKIAENVGLKIIEEYKRPVLNRTSRDKNAYYESVFVMRKYK
- a CDS encoding zinc-binding dehydrogenase, whose translation is MKAAFYEKLEGYKAIKIGDLPKPQINENEVLVNVKAFSLNHLDIWVMNGMYPMEIKLPHIFGSDASGIVVEVGKNVKNIKVGDEVIVYSGLSCGYCEKCLSGKDNECKEFRPLGTIDDGVSAEYVKVPAINVFKKPEGLTFEEGASIGITYITMRHSLITRGKIEQGDTVLIHGGASGVGTAGIQIAKLYNAKIITTVGDDWKIPKLKEMGADYVINYKKQDFVKEVKEITNGEGCDIVIDHIGAESFSKSLSCAKKGGRVITFGTTTGAEVNINLRYIFGKNLTIHGVYMGTKSEFSKLLKLFPDKLRPVIDSVYPLEQVQKAYEKMLSRQFFGKIVVKVE
- the cmk gene encoding (d)CMP kinase; amino-acid sequence: MIIAIDGHAGSGKSTIAKLLAKKLGYTYVDTGAMYRTVALYVLRNHIPLEEPAIVKAMENIDIYLEDEKVYLNSEDVSDLIRTEEIGHLASQIARFKEVRKILVNLQREIGKKAKNVVIEGRDTATVVFPDADIKIFMTASQQVRAKRRVEQLKQKGFNVPYEHILQKVIERDKLDMERKESPLRPTEESIIIDTTDKTIDEVIDFIIEIVKKKEAKE
- a CDS encoding HAD-IA family hydrolase produces the protein MIVIFDVDGVLIDVTKSYHYSIKDTVEHFSGKISDLKELIDIKLSFAINNDWDASVAGILYKKSGKNLKEFKDIFKDYSKNIEDMYKFAKNYNINLPDYKEVIDYFESKYHIYRDKEELIIPHNVLQKLREKSEIMGVITGRPFADLDYSFKLFDLYKYFDYIITEDDIPDTHLRKPSSYPLKLFFCRYSYKEPVYYIGDTKADKQMVDNFNKEEMKNIIFILYQNQHNKDIQNDLKVEKPEDILEVIK